One genomic segment of Drosophila melanogaster chromosome 3R includes these proteins:
- the CG42789 gene encoding uncharacterized protein, isoform D: protein MEVLWLLLLVSHLSSTQGEGNCTTCAAWVERAVCGYNNRCFTSFKSTCEMEMINCKLPDVYKFKETPYYGHCFRSTIQKCKAYVLLQQLNKKDNSVEMFA, encoded by the exons ATGGAGGTTCTTTGGCTGCTTCTTTTGG TATCGCATCTGAGTTCAACGCAGGGCGAGGGAAACTGTACCACCTGTGCTGCTTGGGTCGAGCGTGCGGTATGTGGCTATAATAATAGATGCTTTACGAGTTTCAAGAGCACctgcgaaatggaaatgatCAATTGCAAACTACCGGACGTCTACA aattcaaagaaacaCCTTATTATGGACACTGCTTTAGATCCACCATACAAAAGTGCAAGGCCTATGTCCTGTTGCAGCAGCTGAACAAAAAGGACAACTCCGTTGAAATGTTCGCTTAG
- the CG42789 gene encoding uncharacterized protein, isoform E has translation MEMINCKLPDVYKFKETPYYGHCFRSTIQKCKAYVLLQQLNKKDNSVEMFA, from the exons atggaaatgatCAATTGCAAACTACCGGACGTCTACA aattcaaagaaacaCCTTATTATGGACACTGCTTTAGATCCACCATACAAAAGTGCAAGGCCTATGTCCTGTTGCAGCAGCTGAACAAAAAGGACAACTCCGTTGAAATGTTCGCTTAG